Proteins encoded within one genomic window of Scomber japonicus isolate fScoJap1 chromosome 16, fScoJap1.pri, whole genome shotgun sequence:
- the qpct gene encoding glutaminyl-peptide cyclotransferase → MWIRATTPMAERSHSPSIMRLFYIVCIWVAFIHCTNGIPWTQEKLHHRAVTLTQEEIQTALSHTDLEQMWQRDLRPLLVTRYPGSAGSQAVQQHIKTALGSLGAGWEVTEDSFVSQTPYSPLPFTNLIATLNPSAKRRLVLACHYDSKYFPPQWHGREFQGATDSAVPCAMMLELAKALDEELKAQKSADANLTLQLIFFDGEEALFQWTPTDSLYGSRHLAQKMERTPHPAGATDTNQLHGIDLFVLLDLIGGPDPRFGNQFPITSHWLSKLQNIEKRLHSMNQLVNHPQAVQYFWPNHPVGHIQDDHIPFLNRGVRILHLIPSPFPSVWHTFDDNEQNLDRSTIQNLNKILQVFVLEYLDARPANTTNHSNPSNPQNAP, encoded by the exons ATGTGGATAAGAGCGACAACACCGATGGCTGAGCGAAGCCACAGTCCGTCCATAATGCGTTTATTTTACATTGTCTGCATCTGGGTGGCATTTATCCACTGCACCAACGGAATTCCCTGGACTCAAGAGAAG CTCCATCATCGAGCAGTCACACTAACACAAGAGGAGATCCAGACTGCGTTGTCACACACTGACCTGGAGCAGATGTGGCAGAGGGACCTGAGGCCTCTGCTTGTTACCAGGTATCCAGGCTCAGCAGGCAGCCAGGCCGTGCAGCAG CATATTAAGACAGCCCTCGGTTCCCTCGGGGCAGGCTGGGAAGTGACGGAGGATAGTTTTGTGTCACAAACACCCTATAGCCCACTCCCCTTCACCAACCTCATTGCCACCCTCAACCCATCAGCCAAGCGTCGCTTGGTCCTGGCCTGTCACTATGACTCCAAGTACTTCCCACCACAATGGCATGGGAGGGAGTTCCAAGGCGCCACTGATTCTGCTGTTCCCTGTGCCATGATGTTGGAGCTGGCAAAAGCCCTGGATGAAGAACTCAAAGCTCAGAAG AGTGCCGATGCCAACCTGACCCTACAGTTAATTTTCTTTGATGGAGAGGAAGCTCTTTTCCAGTGGACCCCTACAGACTCCCTGTATGGCTCTCGCCACCTTGCCCAGAAGATGGAGCGTACCCCACACCCCGCTGGAGCCACAGACACCAATCAACTGCACGGCATA GATCTATTTGTTTTGCTGGACCTGATCGGGGGCCCCGACCCACGCTTTGGGAACCAGTTCCCTATCACATCACACTGGCTCTCCAAACTGCAGAACATTG AAAAGCGTCTACATTCCATGAACCAGCTTGTGAATCATCCCCAAGCCGTGCAATATTTCTGGCCAAATCATCCTGTTGGCCACATTCAAGATGATCATATACCATTTTTAAACAGAG GAGTCCGTATCCTCCACCTGATCCCCTCCCCCTTCCCATCCGTGTGGCACACATTTGATGACAATGAGCAAAACCTGGATCGCTCCACCATTCAGAACCTGAACAAGATCCTGCAGGTCTTTGTTCTGGAGTACCTCGACGCAAGACCTGCCAACACTACAAACCATTCCAATCCTTCAAACCCTCAAAATGCCCCGTAA
- the mocs3 gene encoding adenylyltransferase and sulfurtransferase MOCS3, producing the protein MAQEVCGLKAQLKEKENEIATLKKKLAQLEKSHTSALELHERVTPLTPLEAKAALCNEDIMRYSRQLLLPELGVKGQLNLSKTSVLVVGCGGLGCPLAQYLAAAGIGRLGLLDYDEVELSNLHRQVLHGEENQGQAKALSAANAVRRLNSTVECVPYHLQLSPENALQLIQQYDIVADCSDNVPTRYLVNDACVLSGKPLVSASALRMDGQLTVYNYCGGPCYRCLYPVPPPPETVTNCSDGGVLGVVPGIMGCFQALEVLKIASGQRSSCSQQLVMFDAQDARFRSIKLRPKQASCAVCGENPSVTQLVDYETFCGTAATDKCRRLNLLPRDQRITVQDYKSIMDKAEPHLLLDVRPLVEVDICHLPISLNIPLSSLEERKSEHIRLLQESISQLKQQMAGDRHPPVYVICKMGNDSQTAVQVLEKMIGSEVDSISVKDICGGLMAWAQKIDPTFPQY; encoded by the exons ATGGCTCAGGAGGTTTGCGGCTTGAAGGCTcagctgaaagagaaagagaatgaaatTGCTACTCTGAAAAAGAAACTGGCTCAGCTGGAAAAG AGCCACACTTCAGCACTGGAGCTGCATGAGAGAGTGACACCCCTAACTCCCCTGGAAGCCAAAGCAGCACTCTGTAATGAAGACATCATGCGGTACAGCAGACAGCTCCTTCTGCCTGAGCTGGGTGTGAAAG GTCAGCTGAACTTATCAAAGACCTCAGTGCTGGTTGTGGGCTGTGGAGGACTGGGCTGTCCCTTGGCACAGTATCTTGCAGCAGCAGGCATTG GGCGTCTGGGCCTGCTGGACTATGACGAAGTGGAGCTCAGTAATCTACACAGACAGGTGCTGCATGGTGAAGAGAACCAGGGTCAAGCCAAAGCTCTGTCTGCTGCCAATGCTGTCAGAAG GTTGAACTCAACAGTAGAGTGTGTTCCCTACCACCTGCAGCTCTCGCCGGAGAACGCCTTGCAACTCATTCAGCA ATATGACATTGTGGCGGATTGTTCAGATAACGTCCCCACTCGCTATCTTGTGAATGACGCGTGTGTGCTCAGCGGCAAGCCTCTTGTTTCAGCAAGCGCCCTGAGAATGGATGGACAG ttgacAGTATATAACTACTGTGGAGGCCCTTGCTACAGATGTCTGTACCCAGTACCCCCACCTCCAGAGACAGTGACCAACTGTTCAGACGGAGGGGTGTTAGGAGTGG TTCCAGGGATAATGGGCTGCTTCCAAGCATTGGAAGTCCTCAAGATTGCCTCCGGACAACGCT CTTCCTGCAGTCAACAGCTGGTGATGTTTGATGCTCAAGATGCCAGATTCAGGTCCATCAAGTTACGCCCCAAGCAAGCCAGCTGTGCAGTGTGTGGAGAGAACCCCAGTGTAACCCAGCTGGTGGACTACGAGACCTTCTGTGGGACTGCTGCAACAGATAAG TGCCGCAGACTGAACCTCCTCCCCAGAGATCAGAGGATCACAGTGCAG GATTACAAATCTATAATGGACAAAGCAGAGCCCCATCTTTTGTTGGATGTGCGCCCTCTTGTGGAAGTGGATATATGCCACTTGCCCATCTCACTCA ACATCCCACTCTCAAGTctagaagagaggaagagtgaaCATATCCGATTACTCCAGGAGAGCATCAGCCAATTGaaacagcagatggcaggtgaCCGCCATCCTCCAG TTTATGTGATTTGTAAGATGGGTAACGACTCTCAGACGGCGGTGCAGGTTCTGGAGAAGATGATTGGATCAGAGGTGGACAGCATCAGCGTGAAAGACATCTGCGGGGGTCTAATGGCTTGGGCGCAGAAGATAGACCCCACATTTCCACAGTATTAA